A DNA window from Rubripirellula tenax contains the following coding sequences:
- a CDS encoding type II secretion system F family protein: MKLSTATRFCHRFGTGLQAGADLVRLLESESTHGSENERQAMRLLAEGAKRGEHLSTVMSENSAYFPRLMTAMTKVGEATGRLERTLLSLSQHFQHQIETRRMFISSITMPVIQLIGGIGVISLLIYLMGILTPAGGGQMTDILGFGLRGGSGVLWFWLYLSIFFGGLGIMVWAFFRNVGGVQNLAPLLYLIPKLGPSIQTITISRFCWTMALSLDAGLDPILAIRLALDSTDSDYYRAAADDAEAAIRGGSTLAGALEATNLFPSDFISRVEISEHSGTDAESMDYLAKEYDERAKSAIRFLAGAATLIIRVAIILFFVFLIFRIARTYLGALSGANEPILPRR, from the coding sequence ATGAAACTTTCGACGGCGACAAGATTTTGCCACCGATTCGGAACGGGTTTGCAAGCCGGCGCCGATTTGGTCCGACTGCTCGAAAGCGAATCCACCCACGGATCTGAAAATGAGCGCCAGGCGATGCGATTGCTGGCCGAGGGCGCAAAACGGGGCGAACACCTGAGCACGGTGATGTCGGAAAACTCGGCGTATTTCCCGCGTTTGATGACGGCGATGACGAAAGTCGGCGAGGCAACTGGACGACTCGAACGAACGCTACTTTCGCTCAGCCAACATTTCCAGCATCAAATCGAAACGCGGCGAATGTTCATTTCGTCGATCACCATGCCGGTCATTCAATTGATCGGTGGCATCGGTGTGATTTCGCTTTTGATCTACCTGATGGGCATCCTAACGCCGGCCGGCGGTGGTCAGATGACCGATATCTTGGGGTTCGGCCTCCGTGGCGGTTCCGGCGTTTTGTGGTTTTGGTTGTACTTGTCGATCTTTTTCGGCGGGCTCGGCATCATGGTGTGGGCGTTCTTTCGCAACGTCGGTGGCGTTCAAAATTTGGCGCCGCTGCTGTACCTGATTCCCAAGCTGGGGCCGTCCATTCAAACGATCACGATCTCGCGATTTTGTTGGACGATGGCGTTGTCGCTCGATGCGGGACTGGACCCGATCTTGGCTATACGGTTGGCGCTCGACAGCACCGACAGCGACTACTACCGCGCCGCCGCCGACGATGCCGAAGCAGCCATTCGCGGCGGTTCGACTCTTGCCGGTGCGCTCGAAGCGACCAATCTGTTCCCCAGCGACTTTATCTCGCGTGTCGAGATCTCCGAGCATAGCGGCACCGACGCGGAATCGATGGATTATCTGGCGAAGGAATACGACGAACGGGCCAAGTCGGCGATCCGTTTCCTTGCCGGTGCAGCGACGCTGATCATCCGGGTGGCGATCATTCTGTTCTTCGTATTCTTGATCTTCCGAATCGCCCGAACCTATTTGGGAGCCCTCAGCGGCGCGAACGAACCGATCCTTCCGCGTCGCTAG
- a CDS encoding sensor histidine kinase has protein sequence MVIPVDMSLHPTSTETSDASQTQTSQNQIQHLKCEMRRLQSMAALGELTGTATHEFNNVLMTIINYAKLGIRNRDDASRDKALTKILEASERAAKITNTILAQAKNRSESFEPTNLVEIIESSMILLEREMRNYRVAIETELDPSTPQVTASGNQIGRVLLNLLINARQAMPDGGTLMIRLAPSQESGWVELTVRDSGCGIPQESLPKIFDSFYSTKSGPDESGKGGTGLGLAACKEIIDAHQGRIRVESSVGVGTAFIIRLPVAGKAQAAA, from the coding sequence ATGGTCATTCCAGTCGATATGTCATTGCATCCCACCTCGACCGAAACGTCCGACGCCTCGCAAACCCAAACCTCGCAAAACCAGATCCAACATCTCAAGTGCGAGATGCGACGGTTGCAATCGATGGCGGCGCTGGGTGAATTGACGGGAACGGCGACCCATGAGTTCAACAACGTGTTGATGACGATCATCAACTACGCCAAGTTGGGTATCCGTAATCGTGACGATGCCAGTCGTGATAAGGCGTTGACGAAAATTTTGGAAGCATCCGAGCGAGCGGCGAAAATCACCAACACCATTTTGGCGCAAGCAAAGAATCGCAGCGAATCGTTCGAGCCGACCAACTTGGTCGAGATCATTGAAAGCTCGATGATCTTGCTGGAACGCGAAATGCGGAACTACCGCGTCGCAATCGAAACGGAATTAGATCCGTCAACGCCGCAGGTCACCGCCAGCGGCAACCAGATCGGCCGCGTGCTTTTGAATCTGTTGATCAACGCACGTCAAGCGATGCCCGACGGTGGCACACTGATGATTCGGTTGGCCCCCAGTCAAGAAAGCGGTTGGGTCGAACTAACCGTCCGCGATTCGGGCTGTGGCATCCCGCAAGAATCGCTGCCAAAGATTTTCGATTCGTTCTACAGCACCAAATCGGGTCCCGACGAATCGGGCAAGGGTGGCACCGGATTGGGCTTGGCCGCGTGCAAAGAAATCATCGATGCGCACCAAGGCCGCATCCGAGTCGAAAGCTCGGTCGGTGTGGGTACCGCATTCATCATCCGATTACCCGTCGCCGGAAAAGCTCAAGCAGCGGCGTGA
- a CDS encoding zinc ribbon domain-containing protein has translation MSFQPFAVQCQTCGSRLRVTDPSVVGTIAACPKCHSMVQIDGPLEQLRAGSSSVDSEAITADGLPDEFAGDPSAPDRPPVERGFAGEEFLPAEDDRLENPAQMDWQSDATRRRRQIALVATVSIFTLIVAALGFGWFVRSYRQPDTVAADPSDPVASAPEPATDVTTDPPSDQEPVASDLPESSDAVPEDAAADTTMESVTPKPAEDDGHVVAPEPAVAEPAAPIIPVDLMPKSPLAMNTDSAPATRDGGASSAIDPDASKLAKLPPGLAKYTPFLLQDANAEVPTLQAPPTMDEVAIDGAAEEDIDPLDQTEARAVNVKSDMAIKMAFRNKDYPLTDLVLMISQITGVPIQVDWVSFDIAGADVDRRVELPKSMTAAVDVLTQVAISIGAEVRTEETLLTLTIADDPFAAAVAQIKGLDDFGDHVESARSVLDDFLRPAEPPVAPQRQFDELGELAEVKPPPIRDPRQDEQLAAIASEILRRMRGIPPKVADDRLRRWAHWSVEQDADWSVVSQGNPGAQIDVPIAMAGFLKRVARTNDTACLVNWYDANRRGATPERLLLPDARHGLASMLEQTFSPLGLRVRQVDASHWWVGSDVTYDRLSVIAASPPLGDNVGVFVEKVNRIMAGATRDHYRVAIDVQSNRALMMLPRYVVRQLPKLIE, from the coding sequence TTGTCTTTTCAACCCTTCGCCGTCCAGTGCCAAACCTGTGGCAGCCGTCTGCGCGTGACCGATCCATCGGTGGTCGGAACGATCGCGGCCTGTCCGAAATGTCACTCGATGGTCCAAATCGACGGGCCGCTAGAGCAATTGCGAGCCGGTTCGTCGTCCGTGGATAGCGAAGCGATCACCGCCGACGGATTGCCCGATGAGTTCGCGGGTGATCCATCCGCGCCGGATCGTCCGCCGGTCGAACGCGGATTCGCGGGTGAAGAGTTTCTGCCGGCCGAGGATGACCGACTGGAGAATCCGGCGCAGATGGATTGGCAAAGCGACGCGACAAGACGCCGTCGTCAAATCGCGTTAGTCGCTACCGTTTCGATCTTTACGTTGATCGTCGCCGCGTTGGGATTCGGTTGGTTCGTTCGTTCGTATCGTCAACCCGACACAGTCGCGGCCGACCCATCGGATCCGGTTGCCTCCGCGCCCGAACCTGCGACCGACGTGACAACTGATCCACCATCGGACCAGGAACCGGTCGCTAGCGACTTGCCCGAGTCCAGCGACGCAGTACCCGAGGATGCTGCGGCCGATACCACGATGGAGTCCGTGACACCAAAACCGGCCGAAGATGATGGACATGTCGTTGCACCTGAGCCTGCAGTAGCTGAGCCTGCTGCACCGATCATTCCTGTTGATCTGATGCCAAAGTCTCCGTTGGCAATGAACACTGACAGCGCGCCGGCGACGCGTGATGGCGGGGCATCGTCCGCGATTGATCCGGATGCGAGTAAGTTGGCGAAGCTTCCACCGGGTTTGGCAAAGTACACGCCGTTTTTGCTGCAAGACGCCAACGCCGAAGTGCCAACACTGCAGGCGCCACCAACGATGGATGAAGTCGCGATCGATGGGGCGGCCGAAGAAGACATCGACCCGCTGGATCAAACCGAAGCACGCGCCGTGAATGTCAAATCAGACATGGCCATCAAGATGGCGTTTCGCAACAAAGATTATCCGTTGACCGACTTGGTGTTGATGATCAGCCAGATCACGGGCGTACCGATTCAAGTGGATTGGGTTTCGTTTGACATCGCCGGGGCCGATGTCGACCGCCGCGTCGAGTTGCCCAAGTCGATGACGGCCGCGGTCGACGTACTCACGCAAGTTGCGATCAGTATCGGCGCCGAAGTGCGGACCGAGGAAACACTTTTAACGCTAACCATCGCCGATGATCCTTTCGCTGCGGCGGTTGCACAGATCAAAGGCTTGGACGATTTCGGTGATCACGTCGAATCGGCTCGTTCGGTACTGGACGACTTCCTTCGACCGGCCGAACCGCCGGTTGCCCCGCAACGTCAATTCGATGAATTGGGCGAGTTGGCGGAGGTTAAACCTCCGCCCATTCGTGATCCGCGTCAAGACGAGCAGTTGGCCGCGATCGCATCGGAAATACTTCGTCGAATGCGAGGCATCCCGCCCAAAGTGGCCGACGATCGCCTTCGTCGTTGGGCCCATTGGTCCGTCGAACAAGATGCCGATTGGTCGGTGGTATCGCAAGGCAATCCAGGCGCACAAATCGACGTCCCGATCGCGATGGCAGGATTCTTGAAACGTGTCGCGCGTACAAACGACACCGCATGCTTGGTCAATTGGTACGACGCCAATCGACGGGGCGCGACGCCAGAGCGGTTGTTGCTTCCCGACGCCCGTCACGGCTTAGCGAGCATGCTTGAGCAGACCTTTTCACCGCTGGGTTTGCGAGTCCGCCAAGTCGACGCGTCGCACTGGTGGGTCGGCAGCGATGTTACCTACGACCGATTGTCCGTGATCGCGGCCAGCCCGCCGCTTGGCGATAACGTCGGCGTTTTCGTCGAGAAAGTGAACCGAATCATGGCCGGGGCGACGCGAGATCACTATCGCGTCGCGATCGACGTCCAGTCAAACCGCGCGCTGATGATGTTGCCGCGTTACGTCGTTCGCCAACTTCCCAAGCTGATCGAATGA